A part of Pseudomonadota bacterium genomic DNA contains:
- a CDS encoding NADH-quinone oxidoreductase subunit M has translation MIPQEIAAVDQIGFPILSVVIFFPLLWALLLNFSGGSHVREAALVGALTELVLTLLVAFNFQIGTPELQFAEQSAWMPTLGITYHVGVDGISVLFLPVTALATVLLLLASWENRKFMLKPYLMALLAAETTTMGIFAAVDLVLFFVFWELALIPVFLLIKLWGVGAERRYSAQKYVLYMVAGGAPMTIAIILLGLNYHEHALAQGLEQAYSFDFPVLLNTPISFQMQALILVLMGVAFAFKGPLFPFHTWMTSTLMDAPVAAGGLLVGFKLGVFGFIRFLLPLAPDAFTAYGSIIGVLALIAIIYGALIALVQSNFRKLLAYASVSHVGVAMLGMVAANGQALQGVIMTLVNLAVTGTGLYLLIMFVQDRLGSTDLAACGGLTWHMPKLGTMVFLVGLSFIAMPGTAGFTGEVLIFIGAFKANWIYAVIGVLGVILSAAYFLVWHQRGFWGTYTRKTLQIPPDASGRELVVGFATLAVILYIGLYPTPMLDMTSASVQKLVERVEQGATQDVVANGGPRHGHPPRPLSVELASVGAPN, from the coding sequence ATGATTCCCCAGGAGATAGCTGCGGTCGATCAGATCGGATTTCCGATACTGTCTGTCGTTATTTTCTTTCCGTTGCTGTGGGCCCTGCTGCTCAATTTCAGCGGGGGCTCGCACGTGCGGGAGGCCGCCCTGGTGGGAGCGCTAACCGAGCTGGTTTTGACCTTGCTCGTAGCATTCAATTTCCAGATCGGCACCCCCGAGCTTCAGTTCGCGGAACAGTCCGCTTGGATGCCCACGCTAGGCATCACCTACCACGTGGGCGTGGACGGGATCAGCGTGCTGTTTCTGCCCGTGACCGCGCTGGCAACCGTGCTCCTGCTTCTGGCTTCGTGGGAGAACCGCAAGTTCATGCTCAAGCCCTACCTCATGGCGTTGCTCGCCGCCGAAACGACGACCATGGGTATCTTCGCTGCCGTGGACCTCGTGCTGTTCTTCGTGTTCTGGGAGCTCGCGCTGATTCCGGTCTTTCTGCTGATCAAGCTCTGGGGCGTTGGCGCAGAACGGCGCTACTCGGCGCAGAAGTACGTGCTGTACATGGTGGCGGGCGGGGCGCCGATGACCATCGCGATCATCCTGCTGGGCCTCAACTACCACGAGCATGCGCTCGCGCAGGGGCTCGAGCAGGCCTACTCGTTCGATTTCCCGGTCCTGTTGAACACGCCCATTTCCTTCCAGATGCAGGCGCTGATCCTGGTCTTGATGGGGGTCGCATTTGCGTTCAAGGGGCCGCTCTTTCCATTTCATACGTGGATGACCAGCACGCTCATGGATGCACCCGTGGCGGCGGGGGGACTCTTGGTTGGTTTCAAGCTGGGTGTGTTCGGTTTCATACGCTTTCTACTGCCGCTCGCGCCCGACGCTTTCACCGCGTACGGATCGATCATTGGGGTGCTGGCGCTGATCGCGATCATCTACGGCGCATTGATTGCGCTTGTGCAATCGAACTTTCGCAAGCTGTTGGCTTATGCGAGCGTAAGCCACGTGGGCGTTGCCATGCTGGGCATGGTGGCGGCCAACGGGCAGGCGCTGCAGGGCGTGATCATGACCCTGGTGAATCTGGCCGTAACGGGTACAGGGCTGTACCTGCTGATCATGTTCGTGCAGGATCGGCTGGGCTCGACGGACCTCGCCGCGTGCGGGGGTCTGACGTGGCACATGCCAAAGCTCGGCACCATGGTGTTCCTCGTGGGCCTGTCGTTCATCGCAATGCCGGGGACGGCCGGGTTCACGGGGGAGGTGTTGATCTTCATCGGGGCGTTCAAGGCGAACTGGATCTATGCCGTGATCGGTGTCTTGGGCGTGATCCTGAGCGCGGCCTACTTCCTGGTGTGGCATCAGCGAGGCTTTTGGGGCACGTACACACGCAAGACCTTGCAGATTCCCCCGGACGCCTCCGGGCGGGAGCTCGTGGTGGGGTTCGCTACGCTGGCCGTGATCCTCTACATCGGGCTGTATCCGACGCCGATGCTCGACATGACCAGCGCCTCGGTGCAGAAGCTGGTCGAGCGTGTAGAGCAGGGCGCCACGCAGGATGTGGTGGCCAACGGCGGGCCGCGGCACGGGCATCCTCCACGTCCGCTGTCGGTGGAGCTGGCGAGCGTCGGCGCCCCCAACTAG
- a CDS encoding penicillin-insensitive murein endopeptidase, giving the protein MIRRVLDLRPAHSTSIGGAAAGRLEGAAVLPRQGPGFVHRSRRKADARYGTVELVQALVQAAARVGRELPGGRLVVNDLSHRRGGPIAHHGSHQSGRDVDVLFYLTDPDGRPLPSVAAPIDPTGAGTDYKDLVDPSDDVPLRLDVARTWLFVQSLIEYAGSSLQRVFVVEHVRGLLLEHAKRVGAPRHVWQRFGQITCQPGFAHDDHMHLRFFCSAGDIRRGCKDAHPVYPWHRRRLSESGVRPVIARYDKAQRGAAADRTVSEEEARAAMGPMHPSVRAFLDWRESWVKRPHPGRPFCR; this is encoded by the coding sequence GTGATCAGACGCGTGCTCGATTTGAGACCGGCACACAGTACGTCGATAGGGGGCGCCGCTGCGGGGCGCCTCGAAGGCGCCGCCGTGCTGCCCCGGCAGGGGCCGGGCTTCGTCCACAGATCCCGCCGCAAGGCTGACGCACGCTACGGCACGGTCGAGCTCGTGCAAGCACTGGTGCAGGCCGCGGCGCGTGTTGGTCGCGAGCTTCCGGGCGGGCGGCTGGTGGTGAACGACCTGAGCCATCGGCGCGGTGGCCCGATCGCGCACCATGGCTCCCACCAGAGCGGTCGGGACGTGGATGTCCTGTTCTACTTGACCGACCCTGATGGCAGACCGCTGCCCTCGGTTGCAGCGCCGATCGATCCCACCGGAGCCGGCACCGACTACAAGGACCTGGTCGATCCCAGCGACGACGTGCCGCTACGTCTGGATGTCGCCAGAACCTGGCTTTTTGTACAGTCGCTGATCGAGTACGCCGGCAGCTCGCTCCAGCGTGTTTTCGTGGTCGAACATGTCCGCGGCTTGCTGCTGGAGCATGCGAAGCGAGTCGGCGCCCCCCGCCATGTGTGGCAGCGCTTCGGTCAGATCACGTGTCAGCCTGGGTTCGCGCACGACGATCACATGCACCTGCGCTTCTTCTGCAGCGCCGGGGACATCAGGCGCGGCTGCAAGGATGCGCATCCAGTCTATCCGTGGCATAGGCGGCGGCTCTCGGAGAGCGGCGTTCGGCCCGTGATCGCCCGCTACGACAAGGCTCAGCGCGGCGCCGCCGCAGACAGGACGGTGTCAGAAGAGGAGGCACGTGCGGCCATGGGACCCATGCACCCCAGCGTGCGTGCCTTCCTCGACTGGCGGGAGAGCTGGGTCAAGAGGCCGCACCCTGGCCGACCCTTCTGCCGCTGA
- a CDS encoding NADH-quinone oxidoreductase subunit M: MHHLTELTSVEQIGFPILTALICLPLLVALILNLIEDDHQAYKIGLVGAGLEVLLTVVVALSFQTHGPDLQFVEHGGGVPGLGLSYTLGVDGLNLMFLPLIALLTFFAVLLTEFCVQQGVKWYLIAMLAFQGMKMGAFVSLDLMLFWFFFTAELIPGWFLITRWGTGQKRHEAAVQYTLMMLGAAASILFGVLLLRGEVGPDTPLNYATLLASSIPAEAQGPIFLLLMLGLAIKLPIVPFHTWLPRVLAEGPIVAMTVFLVGVKLGAYGILRFVLPFLPDAAHEYLDIVAALGATSILYGGAAALVQVNLRRLLAFGSVAHMGVVVIGLFSLNFYGLQGGLLHMANLGLTGAGLFFVAAFIHTRLGPQAASVLSGLSHSTPVLAAVFLALALASIGLPGTSGFNADHLIVLGALSTRWWMAVFSAVCVFVTACYFLRYFRRAFLGPIRIAAVRDMPDLRRRELFVACVIIGMVFTVGLFTEPFLQSTHASLHTVAEKLERGEGHAGDKPHARIGPGFLRAKPRPKPSERPNAQIAEVLR, from the coding sequence ATGCATCATCTTACCGAGCTAACTTCAGTCGAGCAGATCGGTTTTCCGATTCTAACCGCGTTGATCTGCCTGCCGCTTCTTGTCGCTCTGATCCTCAACTTGATCGAGGACGATCATCAGGCATACAAGATCGGTCTGGTCGGTGCCGGGCTCGAGGTCCTGCTGACGGTGGTCGTAGCGCTGAGCTTTCAGACGCATGGACCCGACCTGCAGTTCGTCGAGCACGGTGGGGGCGTTCCCGGTCTGGGTTTGAGCTACACGCTGGGCGTGGACGGCCTGAACTTGATGTTCCTGCCGCTGATCGCACTACTGACCTTCTTCGCGGTGCTGTTGACCGAGTTCTGCGTCCAGCAAGGAGTGAAGTGGTACTTGATCGCCATGCTCGCTTTTCAGGGCATGAAGATGGGGGCCTTTGTATCGCTCGACCTCATGCTGTTCTGGTTCTTTTTCACGGCGGAGCTGATCCCGGGTTGGTTCTTGATCACACGCTGGGGTACCGGTCAGAAGCGCCATGAAGCAGCGGTTCAGTACACCCTGATGATGCTCGGAGCAGCCGCGTCCATTCTCTTTGGGGTGCTGCTCCTGCGCGGTGAGGTGGGGCCGGACACGCCGCTGAACTATGCCACCTTGCTGGCATCCAGCATTCCGGCCGAGGCGCAAGGTCCGATCTTCTTGCTGTTGATGCTCGGGCTTGCCATCAAGCTGCCGATCGTTCCTTTCCACACCTGGTTGCCCCGGGTCTTGGCGGAGGGACCGATCGTGGCCATGACCGTGTTCCTGGTGGGGGTGAAGCTCGGCGCCTACGGCATCTTGCGTTTCGTGCTGCCGTTCCTGCCCGACGCCGCCCACGAGTACCTCGATATCGTCGCCGCGCTGGGCGCGACGAGCATTCTTTACGGTGGCGCAGCGGCCCTGGTCCAGGTCAACCTGCGGAGACTGCTCGCTTTCGGCAGCGTGGCGCACATGGGCGTCGTGGTCATCGGGCTGTTTTCCCTCAACTTCTACGGACTGCAAGGCGGCCTCCTTCACATGGCCAACCTCGGTCTGACGGGTGCGGGCCTGTTTTTTGTTGCGGCGTTTATTCACACGCGTCTTGGCCCTCAGGCTGCTTCGGTGCTGAGCGGCCTGTCGCACTCGACGCCGGTGCTCGCCGCCGTGTTTCTGGCGTTGGCGCTTGCGAGCATCGGGCTCCCGGGCACTTCCGGCTTCAACGCCGACCACCTGATCGTACTGGGCGCGTTGTCGACCCGCTGGTGGATGGCCGTGTTCTCGGCAGTCTGCGTATTCGTCACGGCCTGTTATTTCCTGCGCTATTTCAGACGGGCGTTTTTGGGTCCAATCCGGATCGCGGCCGTGCGTGACATGCCGGACCTGCGGCGCCGTGAGCTGTTCGTGGCCTGCGTGATCATAGGCATGGTGTTCACGGTCGGGCTGTTCACCGAGCCGTTCCTGCAGTCCACCCACGCGTCCCTGCACACAGTGGCTGAGAAGCTCGAACGGGGTGAGGGGCACGCCGGTGACAAGCCCCACGCTCGCATTGGTCCGGGCTTCCTTCGAGCCAAGCCAAGGCCGAAGCCCAGCGAGCGGCCGAATGCTCAGATCGCCGAGGTGCTTCGATGA
- a CDS encoding error-prone DNA polymerase — protein sequence MNRAAQPYVPLWCKSHYSFLEGASSPQELVETSFALGLPAIGLCDRNGLYGVVKGHVKARELGHKLILGSEITLDDDTFLLLLVEQRKGYANLCELLTRGQQRAPKGKCVVSWNEVNQHAAGLLALWGGQASLLTREADPGAVADSLKEAFADRLYAMLTRHWEAIELKQEAHLRRHALHYELPLVAGTEVLYHTRERSRLQDVLTCIRHGVTLDSAGRRLKPNSEHDLLSPERFQALFADAPDAVQRTLAISERCRFSLSELRYRYPSESLPDGMTSFQRLRALCYEGARRRYAGAVPVAVRDQIEKELRVIRELDYDGYFLTMRDVVEFCLENDILCQGRGSAANSAVCFCLGITAIDPVRMNLLFERFLSVERAEPPDIDLDIEHDRREEVIQHVYSKYGRSHAAMVANVVRYRSRSAVREIGKALGISETMLDAAAKFLSYWDGLDPSTLRQANIDVESGPWRLLVELVPQVLDFPRHLSIHPGGFLLGHEPVSTLVPIENASMQNRTVIQWDKDDVEALGLFKVDLLGLGALRQLNLAFTLLDRHYGVQMDMATIPPDDAATFAMIGRADTLGVFQIESRAQMAMLPRLRPRNFYDLVIEVSIVRPGPITGGMVHPYLRRRNQEERVDYPHPCLEPVLKKTLGVPLFQEQVMRLAVVAADYTPGEADQLRRDMAAWRRSGRIEKHRERLISRMMQNGICKEFAERVFNQIRGFGEYGFPESHAASFALISYATSWLRCHYPVAFYCSLLNAQPMGFYSVASIVQDARRHDVKVLSADVLRSLWDCTLESAGTQGGYALRMGLRYVNALGRRDWEKIDSARDARNFENVADFVRRTGLSRPKLLSLNEAGAFESLAPTRRESLWQLLGLAGRPQTPLAVEAQGGQPGFARLSRAELIHWDHRASHHSTRGHPLSVLRSELRAQKLPDARSLNRLPDKSAVRYAGLVICRQRPGTASGITFMTLEDETGFVNVVVRKRVFARFAVVAKTASFLGVSGKLQVEGTVVHLVADSLWLPKLSSQPIRSASRDFH from the coding sequence GTGAATCGAGCCGCCCAGCCCTACGTTCCCTTGTGGTGCAAAAGTCATTATTCGTTCCTGGAGGGTGCGAGCTCTCCCCAGGAGCTCGTCGAGACGAGCTTTGCGCTCGGTTTACCCGCCATCGGGCTGTGCGACCGGAATGGATTGTACGGAGTCGTAAAAGGGCATGTCAAAGCCCGAGAGCTTGGCCACAAGCTAATCTTGGGCAGCGAGATCACCCTCGATGACGATACGTTTCTTCTACTGCTCGTCGAGCAGCGTAAGGGCTATGCCAACTTGTGCGAGCTGCTGACTCGAGGACAGCAGCGTGCTCCCAAGGGCAAGTGCGTTGTTTCCTGGAACGAGGTCAATCAGCATGCGGCTGGGCTCCTGGCGTTGTGGGGAGGCCAAGCCAGTCTGCTAACGCGTGAAGCCGACCCTGGTGCTGTTGCGGATTCGCTCAAGGAAGCCTTCGCCGATCGCCTTTACGCCATGCTAACGCGTCACTGGGAGGCGATCGAGCTGAAGCAGGAAGCGCATCTACGCCGACACGCACTGCACTACGAGCTACCCTTGGTTGCAGGCACCGAAGTGCTTTATCACACGCGGGAGCGAAGTCGGTTGCAGGATGTGCTGACATGCATCCGTCATGGGGTGACACTGGACTCTGCCGGCCGGCGCCTCAAGCCCAATTCGGAGCACGATCTCCTGAGCCCCGAGAGGTTCCAGGCCCTGTTTGCCGATGCTCCAGATGCCGTTCAACGCACGCTAGCGATCTCCGAGCGTTGCCGCTTTTCCTTGTCGGAGCTGCGTTATCGTTACCCCTCCGAGAGCCTGCCGGACGGCATGACCTCCTTTCAACGATTGCGGGCGCTCTGCTACGAGGGCGCCCGCAGACGCTACGCTGGAGCAGTTCCCGTTGCGGTTCGGGATCAAATCGAAAAGGAGCTTCGTGTGATCCGCGAGCTTGATTACGATGGCTACTTCTTGACCATGCGGGACGTCGTGGAGTTCTGCCTGGAAAACGACATCCTGTGTCAGGGTCGAGGCTCGGCAGCAAACTCGGCGGTCTGCTTCTGTCTTGGGATTACCGCGATCGATCCGGTGCGCATGAACCTCCTCTTTGAACGCTTTTTGTCGGTCGAACGGGCCGAGCCTCCGGATATCGACCTCGATATCGAGCACGATCGACGCGAGGAAGTCATTCAACACGTCTATTCAAAATACGGGCGTAGCCACGCGGCCATGGTAGCCAATGTCGTCCGCTACCGCAGCCGTTCGGCAGTTCGTGAAATAGGCAAGGCACTGGGTATCTCCGAAACCATGCTGGATGCAGCGGCAAAGTTCTTGAGTTACTGGGACGGGCTGGATCCGAGCACGCTGCGGCAGGCCAATATCGATGTCGAATCCGGCCCTTGGAGACTCTTGGTCGAGCTCGTACCCCAAGTATTGGATTTCCCTCGGCATCTGTCGATCCATCCCGGTGGCTTTTTGTTGGGACACGAACCAGTCAGCACGCTTGTACCTATCGAGAATGCGAGCATGCAGAACCGCACCGTGATTCAATGGGATAAGGATGACGTGGAGGCGTTGGGGCTTTTCAAGGTTGATTTACTGGGGCTTGGCGCACTGAGACAACTGAATTTAGCCTTTACATTGCTCGATCGGCATTATGGTGTGCAGATGGATATGGCTACGATCCCTCCGGATGATGCTGCCACTTTTGCAATGATCGGGCGTGCAGACACCCTGGGTGTATTTCAGATCGAGAGCCGTGCGCAGATGGCGATGCTGCCGCGTTTGCGCCCCCGAAATTTCTACGACTTGGTCATCGAGGTGAGCATCGTGCGACCGGGACCCATCACGGGTGGCATGGTGCATCCCTATCTGCGGCGTCGTAATCAGGAAGAAAGGGTGGACTACCCACACCCCTGTCTCGAGCCAGTCCTGAAAAAGACGCTGGGGGTACCACTGTTTCAAGAGCAGGTTATGCGCTTGGCCGTCGTGGCCGCAGATTACACTCCGGGTGAGGCGGACCAGCTGCGTCGGGACATGGCGGCCTGGCGGCGTAGCGGCCGTATCGAAAAACATCGCGAGCGCTTGATATCACGTATGATGCAAAATGGAATCTGCAAGGAGTTTGCAGAGCGGGTGTTCAATCAAATTCGAGGCTTTGGGGAATACGGTTTTCCGGAGAGTCACGCTGCAAGCTTCGCGCTCATCAGTTATGCGACGTCGTGGTTACGTTGCCACTATCCGGTCGCTTTCTATTGCTCCTTGCTGAACGCGCAGCCGATGGGTTTTTATAGCGTGGCCAGCATCGTGCAGGATGCAAGACGCCACGACGTGAAGGTGCTCTCGGCCGATGTGCTCAGGAGCCTGTGGGATTGCACACTGGAAAGCGCGGGAACGCAAGGTGGATATGCTTTGCGCATGGGGCTACGGTACGTGAATGCGTTGGGGAGGAGGGATTGGGAGAAGATCGATAGCGCGCGCGACGCTCGAAACTTCGAGAACGTGGCTGATTTCGTGCGCCGTACAGGACTTTCACGCCCTAAGCTGCTTTCGCTCAACGAGGCGGGCGCGTTCGAGTCGCTGGCGCCTACACGACGCGAATCGCTGTGGCAGCTGCTTGGTCTCGCAGGCCGGCCGCAGACTCCGCTCGCAGTCGAGGCTCAAGGTGGGCAGCCTGGCTTTGCCAGGCTCAGCCGCGCGGAGCTTATCCACTGGGACCATCGCGCGAGTCACCACAGCACGCGAGGCCATCCTCTGTCCGTGCTTCGCAGCGAGCTTCGGGCGCAGAAACTTCCGGATGCGCGCAGCCTGAACCGGTTGCCTGACAAAAGTGCAGTACGCTATGCGGGGCTTGTCATCTGCCGCCAACGGCCGGGTACTGCCTCCGGAATCACGTTCATGACGCTGGAGGACGAGACCGGCTTCGTCAACGTGGTGGTTCGAAAGAGGGTTTTCGCGCGCTTCGCAGTGGTCGCGAAGACCGCATCCTTTCTAGGCGTCAGCGGTAAGCTGCAGGTCGAGGGTACGGTGGTTCACCTGGTGGCGGACTCCTTATGGCTACCCAAGCTGAGCAGCCAACCCATCCGTAGCGCAAGCCGTGACTTCCATTAG